A part of Miscanthus floridulus cultivar M001 chromosome 6, ASM1932011v1, whole genome shotgun sequence genomic DNA contains:
- the LOC136456354 gene encoding universal stress protein A-like protein isoform X2 has product MAAPAPHEGQEQQGGHHQQRLQKVMVAVDESECSRHALEWVLRNLAPTLAPPLLVLTVQPPFPLGYVSAASFGAPLGTVPPVAPELMKSMQEQQRQLTQALLDKARAICAEHGVAVETIVEVGDAKEVICEAAEKKNVDLLVLGSHSRGPIQRLFLGSVSNYCVHHSKRPVLVVKNQG; this is encoded by the exons ATGGCTGCGCCAGCGCCGCATGAGGGGCAGGAGCAGCAGGGTGGCCACCACCAGCAGAGGCTGCAGAAGGTGATGGTGGCGGTGGACGAGAGCGAGTGCAGCCGCCACGCGCTGGAGTGGGTGCTGCGGAACCTGGCGCCCACGCTGGCGCCGCCGCTACTGGTGCTCACCGTGCAGCCGCCCTTCCCCCTTGGATATGTCTCCGCCGCGTCCTTTGGCGCACCTC TGGGCACCGTTCCTCCGGTAGCGCCGGAGCTCATGAAGTCGATGCAGGAGCAGCAGAGGCAGCTCACGCAGGCGCTCCTCGACAAGGCCAGGGCCATCTGCGCTGAGCATGGG GTTGCTGTAGAGACAATTGTTGAGGTAGGAGATGCAAAAGAGGTGATCTGTGAAGCAGCTGAGAAGAAAAATGTTGATCTGCTAGTTCTTGGAAGCCACAGTCGTGGGCCAATACAAAG GTTGTTTCTTGGGAGCGTCAGCAACTACTGTGTACATCATTCTAAGCGTCCAGTTCTTGTTGTGAAGAACCAAGGCTGA